Proteins encoded by one window of Calidithermus timidus DSM 17022:
- a CDS encoding YbjN domain-containing protein has translation MESEILSLSAETLRLLLDLPGIQAERIEEDLFSITYSTGLKARLITYGDDPLRSLQLRAGFSGFSKIELKHMNQWNKRYRFSKAYLDDDGDPLLETDLELTGVTRETVVKFVQNFDDQSNLFFSYLRMIDAGIVE, from the coding sequence GTGGAAAGCGAAATCCTCTCCCTCAGCGCCGAAACCCTCCGGCTCTTGCTCGACTTGCCCGGCATCCAGGCCGAGCGGATCGAAGAAGATCTCTTCAGCATTACCTATTCCACCGGCCTCAAAGCCCGCCTGATCACCTATGGCGACGACCCCCTGCGCAGCCTGCAGTTGCGGGCGGGGTTCTCGGGGTTCAGCAAGATCGAGCTCAAGCACATGAACCAGTGGAACAAGCGCTACCGCTTTTCCAAGGCCTACCTCGACGACGACGGCGACCCCTTGCTCGAGACCGACCTCGAGCTCACCGGCGTGACCCGCGAGACGGTGGTCAAGTTCGTGCAGAACTTCGATGACCAGTCCAACTTGTTCTTCTCCTACCTGCGCATGATCGACGCGGGGATCGTGGAGTGA
- the dnaG gene encoding DNA primase — MDFDSAQAVEQIRSRLPIAELVGRYVALKPAGKGRYKGLCPFHQEKTPSFQVDEAKGLFYCFGCKAGGDLFAFLQKIEGLEFREALLRLARETGVELPEFGSQGKKRELYEVLNLAQDYFRSHLPGAGLEYLKGRGLSEESIEKFGLGYAPAGWDGLLRYLQNKGVSPEEASRAGVLAERDGRFFDRFRNRVTFPILDSLGRIVAFTARALAPEDTPKYLNSPETGLFKKSLLLYGYPQARQAIREKARAIVVEGLFDAIALHQLGFAETVAVLGSSLSSEQAHLLKRLEVRELYLSFDADEAGRKATLQSLDLEIVKGFLVHSVGLESGKDPGDLLLLPDGAQRYTLALQNALPEVEFRFQVAARGVNLQTPQGKQQVLDALLPRLVSPDPLDKVVSALKQVLMSRLNLEPRAIDDYIRSRASRRAPASHSPSALGLSRPDLSEKRLLRELDVISLLYSVPDAEFVSWCQYVEDHTWPPEGSLLSDFMAVVKNGQNKARVIRHFQERGEGDRLFDALMKRPEEAPQDLERTLQTSMARLREVYYEMRLDKLKAQLRAASDLEEIRALTKDIQEVLQAIEAERRVYRT, encoded by the coding sequence ATGGACTTTGATAGCGCCCAAGCGGTCGAGCAGATTCGCTCCCGGCTCCCCATCGCCGAGCTGGTGGGCCGTTACGTGGCGCTCAAGCCGGCGGGCAAAGGCCGCTACAAGGGGTTGTGTCCCTTCCACCAGGAAAAGACCCCCTCCTTTCAGGTAGACGAGGCCAAGGGGCTGTTCTACTGCTTCGGCTGCAAGGCCGGGGGCGACCTATTCGCCTTCTTGCAGAAGATCGAGGGGCTCGAGTTCCGCGAGGCGCTCCTTCGCCTGGCCCGCGAGACCGGCGTGGAACTGCCCGAGTTCGGGTCCCAGGGCAAGAAGCGCGAGCTGTACGAGGTGTTGAACCTGGCCCAGGACTACTTTCGCTCCCACCTTCCCGGGGCCGGGTTGGAGTACCTCAAGGGGCGTGGCCTGAGCGAGGAGTCCATCGAGAAGTTCGGCCTGGGCTACGCCCCGGCGGGCTGGGACGGCCTGCTGCGTTACCTGCAGAACAAGGGCGTCAGCCCCGAGGAAGCCAGCCGGGCTGGGGTACTGGCCGAGCGCGACGGGCGTTTCTTCGACCGCTTCCGCAACCGCGTCACCTTCCCCATCCTCGACAGCTTGGGCCGCATCGTGGCCTTCACCGCCCGCGCCCTGGCCCCCGAGGACACCCCCAAGTACCTCAACTCCCCCGAGACCGGCCTGTTCAAGAAGAGCCTGTTGCTCTACGGCTACCCTCAGGCCCGTCAGGCCATCCGGGAGAAGGCCCGCGCGATCGTGGTGGAGGGGCTCTTCGATGCCATCGCACTGCACCAGCTGGGCTTCGCCGAGACGGTGGCGGTGCTGGGCAGCAGCCTCTCGAGCGAACAGGCTCACCTGCTCAAGCGTCTGGAGGTGCGTGAACTCTACCTCTCCTTCGACGCCGACGAGGCTGGGCGCAAGGCCACGCTGCAGAGCCTCGACCTGGAGATCGTCAAAGGCTTTCTGGTTCACTCGGTGGGCTTAGAAAGCGGCAAAGACCCCGGCGACCTGCTGCTCCTTCCAGATGGGGCCCAGCGCTACACCCTGGCGCTGCAAAATGCCCTCCCCGAGGTGGAGTTTCGCTTCCAGGTCGCCGCGCGGGGGGTCAACCTGCAAACCCCCCAGGGCAAGCAGCAAGTGCTCGACGCCCTGTTGCCCCGCCTCGTTTCCCCCGACCCGCTGGACAAGGTGGTGAGTGCGCTCAAGCAGGTGCTGATGAGCCGCTTGAACCTCGAGCCGCGCGCCATCGACGACTACATCCGCAGCCGCGCCAGCCGTCGCGCCCCCGCTTCTCACTCCCCCAGCGCGCTGGGCCTCTCCCGCCCCGACCTCTCGGAAAAACGCCTGCTACGCGAGCTGGACGTGATTTCACTGCTTTACTCGGTCCCCGACGCCGAGTTCGTGAGCTGGTGCCAGTACGTCGAGGACCACACCTGGCCCCCTGAGGGCAGCCTGTTGTCCGACTTCATGGCGGTGGTCAAGAACGGCCAGAACAAGGCCAGGGTGATCCGGCACTTTCAGGAGCGCGGCGAGGGCGACCGGCTCTTCGACGCGCTGATGAAACGTCCCGAGGAAGCTCCGCAGGACCTCGAGCGCACCCTGCAAACCAGCATGGCCCGGCTGCGCGAGGTCTACTACGAGATGCGCTTGGACAAGCTCAAAGCCCAGCTCAGGGCGGCCTCCGACCTCGAGGAGATTCGCGCCCTCACCAAGGACATCCAGGAGGTGCTCCAGGCCATCGAGGCCGAACGCCGGGTGTACCGCACCTGA